From the genome of Cryptococcus neoformans var. neoformans B-3501A chromosome 1, whole genome shotgun sequence, one region includes:
- a CDS encoding hypothetical protein (Match to ESTs gb|CF193826.1|CF193826, gb|CF193825.1|CF193825, gb|CF187234.1|CF187234; HMMPfam hit to Pyr_redox, Pyridine nucleotide-disulphide oxidoreductase, score: 130.3, E(): 4.5e-36): protein MAFRQLARAQPLLARQAIAPRASTLLPRALPAQAASFSSTTRRANIPPPNEVPKGAEVVQPKPYVLTRGRRFLQNFGRVTLIAILTATGAFLYVTYSQSNPVEQLDSDPSKPTLVVLGSGWGATSFLKTLDTDEFNVVVVSPRNYFLFTPLLPSVTVGTLEPRSIIQPTRYITRHKKRKVSVYEAEAKEVDPVKKTVTFEDISDIKGKASTVTIPYDYLVYAVGCENQTFGIKGVPEYACFLKELSDADKIRTKLMDCIETASFKDQPQDEIDRLMHMVVVGGGPTGVEYAGELHDFLIDDLKKWYPEVADRLKITLIEALPNVLPAFSKQLIEYTESTFKENKIDVLTRTMVKDVKAQSVIVQDANKEIKEIPYGLLVWATGNTSRNITRDLMTKLSHVQTQRRGLLVDDNLSLLGADGVYAVGDCTATSYAPTAQVASQQGIYLANIFQKLGQKTKLEKQLAALRADPTADASEIESLTKKVNRASKITPFHYSHQGSLAYIGSEKAIADLRLFNGNVASGGSAAMLFWRSAYVSTLYSVRNRTLVLTDWLKVKLFGRDVSRE, encoded by the exons aTGGCTTTCCGTCAGCTTG CTCGCGCCCAGCCCCTCTTGGCTCGTCAGGCTATCGCCCCCAGGGCTTCCACCTTGCTCCCTCGGGCGCTCCCTGCTCAGGcggcctccttctcttccactACCAGGAGGGCCAACATCCCCCCTCCCAATGAGGTCCCCAAGGGCGCCGAGGTCGTTCAGCCCAAG CCTTACGTGCTCACTCGAGGCAGGAGGTTCCTGCAGAACTTTGGCCGAGTCACTctcatcgccatcctcaCTGCTACAGGTGCTTTCCTCTACG TGACTTACAGCCAAAGTAACCCCGTTGAGCAGCTCGACAGCGACCCCTCCAAGCCTACCCTTGTTGTCCTTGGTTCCGGTTGGGGTGccacttccttcctcaaaaCCCTCGACACTGACGAGTTCAATGTCGTCGTCGTTTCGCCCCGAAActacttcctcttcactccTCTTTTGCCCTCTGTGACTGTCGGTACTCTTGAGCCCAGGAGTATCATCCAGCCCACTAGGTACATTACCAGGCACAAGAAGCGCAAGGTCTCTGTTTACGAGGCTGAAGCCAAAGAGGTTGACCCTGTGAAGAAGACCGTCACTTTCGAGG ACATTTCCGATATCAAGGGCAAGGCCAGCACTGTCACCATTCCTTACGACTACCTCGTGTACGCGGTTGGTTGTGAGAACCAGACCTTTGGTATTAAGGGTGTTCCCGAGTACGCTTGCTTCCTCAAGGAGCTCTCTGATGCCGACAAGATTAGGACCAAGCTCATGGACT GCATCGAGACCGCTTCCTTCAAGGACCAGCCTCAGGACGAAATTGACCGCCTTATGCACATGGTTGTCGTCGGCGGTGGTCCCACTGGTGTTGAGTACGCCGGTGAGCTCCACGACTTCTTGATC GATGACCTTAAGAAGTGGTACCCCGAGGTTGCCGACCGACTCAAGATCACCCTTATCGAGGCCCTCCCCAACGTTCTCcccgccttctccaagcAGCTCATCGAGTACACTGAGTCCACCTTCAAGGAGAACAAGATTGATGTCCTCACTCGAACCATGGTCAAGGACGTCAAGGCCCAGAGCGTCATCGTCCAGGACGCCAATAAGGAAATCAAAGAGATTCCTTACGGTCTCCTCGTCTGGGCTACCGGTAACACTTCCAGGAACATTACCCGAGACCTTATGACCAAGCTCTCTCACGTCCAGACCCAGCGAAGGGGTCTCCTCGTCGACGACAACCTCTCTTTGCTCGGTGCTGACGGTGTCTACGCCGTTGGAGACTGTACAGCCACCTCTTATGCCCCTACTGCCCAGGTCGCCAGTCAGCAGGGTATCTATCTCGCCAATATCTTCCAGAAGCTCGGCCAGAAGACCAAGCTCGAGAAGCAGCTCGCTGCTTTGAGGGCCGACCCCACCGCTGACGCGTCCGAGATTGAGAGCCTTACCAAAAAGGTCAACAGGGCCAGCAAGATCACTCCCTTCCACTACTCTCACCAGGGTTCCCTTGCCTACATTGGTTCCGAAAAGGCTATTGCCGACTTGCGACTCTTCAACGGTAACGTTGCCTCTGGTGGTTCCGCTGCCATGCTCTTCTGGCGATCTGCCTACGTC TCTACTCTCTACTCTGTGAGGAACAGGACTCTTGTGTTGACTGACTGGCTCAAGGTCAAGCTCTTCGGCCG TGACGTTTCCCGAGAGTAA
- a CDS encoding hypothetical protein (HMMPfam hit to PAP2, PAP2 superfamily, score: 109.8, E(): 6.3e-30) encodes MSSVADAVRFCFPTAPIGPEAAIDFPLYARNESQLAQGKVRHEEEERVVSPVQATFKTICASYAPDWIIVFVLWAVLVILDRSGGHKREFSLNDVSIQHSFAEHERVPPVLLVLFSIVVPLLVLVPLSSLIARNAWDTHNSVLGLLMSYTMTGVVTQIIKMSVGRPRPDLIARCMPIEGAMDHPVFGLTNVSICTNTDAFILDDGFKSFPSGHSSMSFAGLGFLSLYLAGKMHLWDNGGHRTRAWAALSPLLGATMVAISRTEDNRHHWQDVLIGSILGLFIAWVAYRTYYPPLSHNQCHLPLAPRTDPDNYQDFPLDDEEQGRGGPRDRVRLLSEETDGRAGEEQVAWQATGR; translated from the exons ATGTCGTCAGTCGCAGACGCAGTGCGATTCTGCTTTCCAACAGCTCCCATTGGCCCAGAGGCAGCAATCGACTTCCCCCTCTATGCTCGAAACGAGTCTCAACTCGCTCAAGGTAAAGTGAGgcacgaagaagaagaacgagTGGTCAGTCCGGTACAGGCCACTTTTAAAACAATCTGTGCTAGCTATGCGCCTGATTGGATAATAGTGTTTGTTCTTTG GGCTGTGCTTGTCATACTAGATAGATCTGGAGGGCACAAAAGAGAGTTTTCACTCAATGACGTCTCAATACAACATTCATTTGCAGAGCATGAACGTGTTCCCCCAGT TCTTTTGGTCTTGTTCTCCATCGTTGTGCCGCTTTTAGTCCTCGTCCCTCTGAGCTCACTGATTGCTCGCAATGCCTGGGACACCCACAACAGTGTCCTCG gTCTCTTAATGTCCTACACAATGACCGGCGTCGTGACACAAATCATCAAAATGTCCGTCGGTCGACCACGTCCCGATCTTATCGCTCGATGTATGCCCATCGAAGGTGCGATGGACCATCCTGTGTTTGGCCTAACCAATGTCAGCATATGTACCAATACCGATGCTTTCATtttggatgatgggttCAAG AGCTTCCCTAGTGGTCATAGTTCTA TGTCTTTCGCTGGCCTCGGCTTCTTGAGTCTTTACCTGGCAGGCAAGATGCATCTCTGGGACAACGGTGGACACCGC ACGAGGGCTTGGGCGGCTCTCTCACCTCTCCTTGGAGCTACTATGGTAGCTATCAGCCGAACAGAGGATAATAGAC ACCATTGGCAAGATGTCCTCATCGGCTCTATCCtcggcctcttcatcgcctgGGTCGCTTACCGCACATACTaccctcctctctcacACAACCAATGTCATCTCCCCCTCGCACCCCGCACCGATCCCGATAATTATCAAGATTTCCCTCTggacgacgaagaacaaggtAGAGGTGGGCCGAGGGATAGAGTGAGGTTGTTGTCTGAGGAGACGGATGGGCGGGCGGGTGAGGAACAGGTGGCGTGGCAAGCGACAGGGCGATGA